From the Halococcus saccharolyticus DSM 5350 genome, the window CGGTCTGAAACTCCTTCGGAGCCAAACCGGAGCCGAGGGAGGCGCACCCGTAGGCGTGCGCTTGAATAGCGAGATGGTGAACACGAGCGGGCTTACATCCGCACCGACTGTTTCGGTTTGAGTGGGAGTCCATGCTAAATGCCACGGCCTTCAGGCCGTGGTAGCTTACTCAGCTTCCTTCTGCACTAGCCACGTGATATTCTTCGAGTGGCCCCACTGTTCGAGTGTCATCCCGGTTAGTTCGGTTTGGAGTCGCTGTAGGTGTTGGGCTACCGCCTGCGGCGTTTCGCCAATGTCATCCGCGATTTCATGAGCCTTAAAATAGGTTGGCTCACTGTCTGCTTGTTGCTCCAAGTATGCCCGTACCACTTGACGTGTAAGATTGGTCATAGAGAGAAAGTCCCCACTTTGTTAGCGGAGGAATCCGAGCAGCTTGTAGTCGTGGTCGGGAGTGTACCGACGGAACAGAAGGCTGTTCGACAGCACCGACACGCTCGAAAACGCCATCGCTGCTGCGGCTAGCACCGGCTGGAGCAACCCTAAGGAGGCGAGTGGAATCATCGCCGTGTTGTAGCCGAGCGCCCAGAAGAGGTTCTGTTTGATCTTCTGGAGCGTCCCGTCACTGATGCGGATGGCCTTGACCACGTTGAGGGGGTCGTCGCGCATCAGCGTGACGTCGGCGGCCTCGATGGCCACGTCGGTGCCCGAGCCGATGGCGGTGCCCACGTGGGCGGTTGCGAGCGCCGGTGCGTCGTTCACACCATCGCCGACCATCATCGCCTTCGTTCCATCCTGCTGGATGTCGTCGAGTGCGTCGGATTTGTCCTCGGGGAGGACCTCCGCACGGACGTTTTCGGGGTCGATGCCGACCTCTTCGGCGACCGCTTCAGCCGTGCGCTCGTTGTCACCAGTGATCATGTGGACCGCGAGATCCCGTTCGTGGAGCGCCGCTACAGCCTCTTTGGCGCTCTCTTTGACCGTGTCGGCATCGGCGACGAGACCGAGGAGGGTATCGCCGCGCGCGACCAACATCGCGGTCTTGCCCTCGCCTTCGAGCCGTTCGAGTTCGTCTTCGGCAGCCGAAGGATCGATATCGTTGTCACGCATGAGCTTGCGATTGCCGACGAGTACCTCCTCGCCGTCGACCGTCGCGCGAACGCCGTGACCGGGCACGTTCTCGAAGTCTTCGGGGTCGGCGAGGTCGATGCCACGTTCTTCAGCACCGTCGACGATCGCTTGTGCGAGCGGGTGCTCGCTTCCAGACTCGGCACTTGCCGCGGCCCTGAGAACCGTCTCTTCGTCGCTTTCTGCCTCGCTCTCGGGCTCAGATCGGTCTTCGAGCGCCTGTGCGCCGCCGTCGGCTGCTGTTTCAGTACCGCCGTCGGTTGTTGTACGAGTTCCGCCAAGCGGGACGACGTCGGTCAGTTCCATTTCACCTTCGGTGAGCGTCCCCGTCTTGTCGAACACGACCGTATCGACGTCCTTCGCGCGTTCGAGGATGTCACCGCCCTTGAACAGGACACCCGTCTGGGCACCGATCGAGGTACCGACCATCGTCGCCGCTGGCGTAGCGAGCCCGAGCGCGCACGGACACGCAATCAGGACTGCCGACGCGAAGACCACTACCGCGAACTCGAAGACCGAGACCGTGCCGCCGGCAACTGCTGGACCGCCCGCGACGAGTCCCCAGAGCGGTAGTGCCCCGACGAACCCGGCGAGTGCTTCGGGGAACAGATACCAGACGACGCCCCAGAGCAGCGCGTTCACAATGACGATCGGGACGAAATACGCCGAGATCCGGTCGGCGAGATTCTGGATGTCGGGCTGGCGTGACTGGGCCTCCTTGACAGTCTGAACGATCTGCTGGATCGCGGTGTCGGACCCAACTTTCGTCGCTTCCACTACCAAGACGCCGTTTTCGTTGATGGTTGAGCCAACCACCTCGTCACCCTCTTCTTTCTCGACCGGGACGGATTCGCCGGTGACCATCGATTCGTCGACCGCGCTTTGCCCGTCGACGACAGTGCCATCGGTCGGGATCTGCTCGCCCGGACGGACCTTCATCCGGTCGCCGACGTCGACTTCGTCGAGGGGGATCTCCTCCTCGTTACCCTCGTCATCGACGACAGTCGCGGTATCGGCTTCCATCTCCAGCAGTTGCTGGAGCGCCTCTCCGGCCTGTCCCTTCGAGCGGGCTTCGAGGTAGTTACCGAGCGTGATGAACACGAGGATCAACGCGGCGGTATCGAAGTACAGCCCGCCCGCGAGTAGGCCCAACAGGACCACGACCGAATAGAGATAGGCTGTAGTCGAGCCAAGCGCGATCAGCACGTCCATGTTCGCCGAGCGGTTTTTCACTAGCGCCTTGTACGAGTTCTTGTAGAACGGCCAGCCGAGGACGGCCTGTACGGGCGTTGCGAGCGCGAACTCTACCCAGCCGAACTCGATGCCGAAAATCGTCTCGGGGAGTGCCCCGCCGCCCAAGATGAACTTCTCAACGAGAAACGCAAGTAGCGGAAGTGAGAGCGCCGCGCCGAACAGCGTCAGCCGGAGTTGGTGGCGGATCTCTTCGTTCCGTGCGGCGTCGCGCTGGTCCTGCTCGGAGTTTCCGCTCCCGTCGTCGCGTACGGGTGAGTAGCCGGCGCTCTCGATTGCCTCGTAGAGCTGTTCACGAGAAGTTTCGGCGGGGTTGTACTCGACGTTCGCCTCGTCGGTTGCGTAGTTGACCTCCGCCGAGATCACTCCAGGGATGTCTTCGAGTGCCGTCTCGTTGGTCTCAGCGCAGTTCGAACACGTCATGTCGGTGATGCCGATAGAGACCGACGTGCTCATCGCGCTGTACCCGGCATCGTCGATCGCCGTGTAAATTTCCCCGAGCGTCGTCTCTTCCGAGTCGTACTCGACGGTCCCCTCGTCGGTGGCGAAGTTGATGTTCGCCTCGCTCACCCCGTCGAGGTCGGTGAGGGCCTGAGTTATGGTCTGTGAGCAGTTTGCACAACTCATGCCCTGGATGTCGAGTTGTGTTTTGCGGTGACTCATCACCAGTAACTACGGGACCCTCATTCAATGCACTTGCTCTTATGATACTCAGGATTCCACCCCAAGCAGATTTGTGGTTCGAAAGTGAATGTGGTGGACTTCGATCTATCCTGCTGCTCCCTCTTCCATCCGGTCGAATTGTTCTTCGAAGCGGGCTTCACAGGAGGGACAGCAGAACTGGTAGAGTTCTTCACCGATACGCGCGGCGGTTCCCTCACGGGTGACGGTGTTGCCGCACTCGGCACACGTCAGCGCGAACTCCGTTTCACCGAGCGTCGGCGTCCATTCGACGCCCGTCAGAAGTTGTACGTCGTATTTTTTGATGCTTCGTAGGTCGAGTATCTCCGCAAGCCATGTTGGGACGTCGCCATCAACGACGAGTGCGTAGCAGAGGAGATCGTGTTCCGCGGTCGTGAACATGAACTCAATCGCTTCGGCATCCAGGAGAGCTTCACGAACGGATTCGAACCGATCCGGTTCTACTGTGAGCCTCACGAGGACGGGAACACCCTCATGAAGTTGTGACCGATCGACGTCGATCGTAAAGCGACGGATGACGCCTATTTCCTGAAGTCGCTTGACGCGCTCCGAGACGGCCGGTGGCGAGAGATCGACTACCTCAGCGATTTCGCTCCATGGTCGACGGGCATCACTCATCAACAGTTCGAGGATTTCGAGGTCCGTTTCGTCGAGATCGCGCATATACTGTGATGAGGGCACCAACCACTAAATGCACTTCCGAACATCCACTTTGGAATCAACAGCTTCCGGACCGCCAAATCACCACTATCGAAGCAGAAATCGGAATAAATCAGGCGGGCATAGAATCACCTGTATGACGACGATCACAGTCGAAGGAATGAGCTGCGAGCACTGCGAACAGACTGTCGAGGAGGCACTCCAGAGCGTCCCCGGCGTCTCTGATGCCCGTGCGGATCACGAGGCGGAACACGCGACAATCGAGGGCGACCCTGATAGCGCCGCCCTCGTTCGAGCGGTCGAAGACGCGGGCTACGAAGCCTCGGTGTGAAGACTCCACCCTACTCCACCACACAAAAGAAATCTAAAGGACAACATAGTGCAAAATCGCACTACTATACATAACCAAACCCATGACGTACACACTCACCACGACTGCCGACGAACCGTTCGACGAGGTAGTGACCGCCACGACTGATGCACTTGAAGACGAGGGATTCGGCGTCCTCAGCGATATCGACGTCCGTGAGACGCTCAAACAGAAACTCGACGTCGACACCCGACAGTACCGCATTCTTGGCGCGTGCAACCCCCAGCTCGCCCACGAGGGTCTCGACGAGGAACCTGAACTGGGTGCGCTCTTGCCGTGTAACGTGATCGTCTACGAATCCGACGACGGCGTCACCGTGAGCGCGGTCGACCCCGGACGGCTCGTCGGCATTACCGACAATCCCGCGCTCGATTCCATCGCCGAGGAGGTCCACGAGCGTTTCGAACGCGTCCTCGAAACCGTCGGCGAGGGGGCATAAGGCGATGGCCAACTCCACTCGGGCGGATCTTGCGACGGTTCTGCTGATCGGTCTCGCAATCCTCGTTTTGAGCCCGATGCTCATGATGGGGTTCGCAATGCCGATGATGGGCGGAATGTACGGCTACGGCGCAAGTGGAAACATCGGACTCGTCGGGTTTCTGGTGCCGCTCGCCGTGCTCCTCGTGGTTCTCGGGGCCGGCTATCTCCTCGTCCGTCGCGTGACCGGCCACACCGACTCGCGTGATCCTGCGCTGGAGGAACTTCGGAGCGCCTACGCACGCGGCGACCTATCCGACGAGGAGTTCGAAACGCGCCGTCAAACCCTCGAACGCGATTGATTTTCGTCCCTCATGATACCTACCCTCTCCCGGCGACAGTTGCTCGCAGCCACCACTGCGTCATTCGGCATGCTTGCCGGCTGTTCGTCTTCGCTCCCATCGACTGGCGACTCGTCCACTACAATGGCTGCCTCGGGATCGGCTCCAACCACCGAACCGTCCAACGTAACGGCAACCGCTCAATCATCGGCCGTCCCGAAAGACGCCGACCAGCAGCGAGCGCTCACCGCCAGGACCGGCCCGATTTCGCCGGCCGGCGACGGAGATTCGAATCCTACATGGCTCTACAACGGGCGGACGCCCGGACCGGAGCTGCGGGTTGCCGAGAGCGACGTGCTTCGGGTTGATCTTACGAATCGGCTTCCCGACCCGACGACGATACACTGGCATGGCGTCCCGCTCGCCAATCCGATGGACGGCGTGCCGAACGTTACGCAAGCGCCTGTCGAACCCGACGGGTCGTTTACCTACACGTTCGAGGCAGCCCCGGCCGGGACGTATTTCTATCACAGTCACGTCGGTCTCCAACTCGACCGCCATCTCATCGGCCCGCTCATCGTCGAAGAGGAATCACCGCACGTCGCATTCGACCGCGATATCGTCGTACTGTTCAACGATCATCTGACGAGTGCCCCGCGGCCGGAATCCAAATGGAGCACAGGGGGTGGAGACGGGATGGGTGGTGGCGGAATGAGTGGTGGCGGAATGAGTGGTGACGGGATGGGCCGAAATCAGATGGGCGGTGGGATGAGTGCGGCCTCGCGTCCGGACTACGCGGGACTACTTGCGAACGGCCGTCTCCCTTCGAACCCGCCGGAATTCACCGTCGAGAAGGGCGAGCGACTCCGCGTTCGGTTCATCAACGCCAGCGGCGCAACGACCTTCGGTGTCGGCGTTGGCGGCCATCCACTGAACATCACCCACGCCGATGGCCGACCGGTCGAACCCGTGGCGACCGACTCGTTCGCCTTCGGTCCCGGCGAACGGTATGATGCGGTCGTCGAAGCGACCAACCCCGGAGTGTGGGCCATCGAGGCCCAATCAGTCGATGGCGACGAGTCGCCGGCGAGCGTGACGCTACGATACGAGGGCACTACTGGCGACCCGCGCGGGCCGTCGTTCGATGGCAGCCAACTCGAGTACGGCGATCTGCGCGCGGTCGAATCCACCGAAGGACTACAGGGGTCACCGGACCGGACGTTCGACGTCACCCTCTCGGCGGGTCGCGATCCGGGAACGTGGCTCATCGATGGCCAGCGATTTCCCGATGCGGACCCGCTACAGGTCAGCGCCGGCGAGCACGTCCGACTGCGGATGCGCAATCGAAGCCCGGTGGTCCACCCGATGCATCTTCATGGACACTTCTTCCGCGTCGGCGACGCGTTCAAAGACACGGTGATGGTGCCGGGCCACATTGGCCGCGTAACGATTGACTTCCTCGCGGACAATCCCGGTGAATGGCTATTTCACTGTCACAATATCTATCACCTCGACGGCGGCATGGCACGTATCATCGAATACGCCGACTGAGCACGAAACAGGACACCACACTACCAATGAGCGAACATTCGACACGCGACAAGGCCGGACGAGAGCACGAAAACGAGACCACCGACACACCGCCGGCTCACCGGAGCGATAGCGGCAGCGACATCGCCCAGACCGATCATTCGGGCCACGAGCAGATGTTCCGCCGGCGGTTCTGGATATCGCTCGTTCTCTCGATTCCGGTCATCGTCTTCAGCGAGTTCATTCAAGACGTTTTCAACTACACTGCACCGACGTTTCCCGGCAGCGAGTGGGTGACGCCGGTTCTTGCGGTGGTCGTCTTCGCGTATGGCGGCGTGCCGTTCCTCTCGATGGCCCGCACGGAGGTCGAAAACCGCGAGCCGGGCATGATGATGCTCATCTCGCTGGCGATCACCGTCGCGTTCGTCTACTCGCTGGCGAGCCTCGTCCTACCGGGAACGACGCCGTTCTTCTGGGAGTTGGTGACGCTGATCGACATCATGCTGTTGGGTCACTGGATGGAGATGCGTTCGGTCCGGCAGGCCTCGGGCGCGCTCGACGAGCTCGCAAAACTCATGCCCGACACCGCAGAGCGGGTCACCGACAGCGGTGACACCGAGGAAGTCCCGATTGATGAGTTGACCGAGGACGACGTCGTGCTCGTCCGTCCGGGTGCGAGCGTCCCCGCCGACGGCGAGGTAGTCGAGGGCGAATCGTCGGTCGACGAGTCGATGATCACCGGCGAATCCCGTTCGGTCGACAAAGATCCTGGTAGCGAGGTCGTCGCCGGGACGGTCAACCAGGACGGCAGCCTCCGTGTGCGAGTGACCACGACGGGCGAGGAGACGACGCTAGCGGGTATCATGCGTCTCGTCGATGAAGCTCAGCAGTCGAAATCCAGAACACAGTTG encodes:
- a CDS encoding heavy metal translocating P-type ATPase, encoding MSHRKTQLDIQGMSCANCSQTITQALTDLDGVSEANINFATDEGTVEYDSEETTLGEIYTAIDDAGYSAMSTSVSIGITDMTCSNCAETNETALEDIPGVISAEVNYATDEANVEYNPAETSREQLYEAIESAGYSPVRDDGSGNSEQDQRDAARNEEIRHQLRLTLFGAALSLPLLAFLVEKFILGGGALPETIFGIEFGWVEFALATPVQAVLGWPFYKNSYKALVKNRSANMDVLIALGSTTAYLYSVVVLLGLLAGGLYFDTAALILVFITLGNYLEARSKGQAGEALQQLLEMEADTATVVDDEGNEEEIPLDEVDVGDRMKVRPGEQIPTDGTVVDGQSAVDESMVTGESVPVEKEEGDEVVGSTINENGVLVVEATKVGSDTAIQQIVQTVKEAQSRQPDIQNLADRISAYFVPIVIVNALLWGVVWYLFPEALAGFVGALPLWGLVAGGPAVAGGTVSVFEFAVVVFASAVLIACPCALGLATPAATMVGTSIGAQTGVLFKGGDILERAKDVDTVVFDKTGTLTEGEMELTDVVPLGGTRTTTDGGTETAADGGAQALEDRSEPESEAESDEETVLRAAASAESGSEHPLAQAIVDGAEERGIDLADPEDFENVPGHGVRATVDGEEVLVGNRKLMRDNDIDPSAAEDELERLEGEGKTAMLVARGDTLLGLVADADTVKESAKEAVAALHERDLAVHMITGDNERTAEAVAEEVGIDPENVRAEVLPEDKSDALDDIQQDGTKAMMVGDGVNDAPALATAHVGTAIGSGTDVAIEAADVTLMRDDPLNVVKAIRISDGTLQKIKQNLFWALGYNTAMIPLASLGLLQPVLAAAAMAFSSVSVLSNSLLFRRYTPDHDYKLLGFLR
- a CDS encoding AsnC family transcriptional regulator; this encodes MRDLDETDLEILELLMSDARRPWSEIAEVVDLSPPAVSERVKRLQEIGVIRRFTIDVDRSQLHEGVPVLVRLTVEPDRFESVREALLDAEAIEFMFTTAEHDLLCYALVVDGDVPTWLAEILDLRSIKKYDVQLLTGVEWTPTLGETEFALTCAECGNTVTREGTAARIGEELYQFCCPSCEARFEEQFDRMEEGAAG
- a CDS encoding CopZ family metallochaperone, giving the protein MTTITVEGMSCEHCEQTVEEALQSVPGVSDARADHEAEHATIEGDPDSAALVRAVEDAGYEASV
- a CDS encoding DUF302 domain-containing protein, which gives rise to MTYTLTTTADEPFDEVVTATTDALEDEGFGVLSDIDVRETLKQKLDVDTRQYRILGACNPQLAHEGLDEEPELGALLPCNVIVYESDDGVTVSAVDPGRLVGITDNPALDSIAEEVHERFERVLETVGEGA
- a CDS encoding SHOCT domain-containing protein, which encodes MANSTRADLATVLLIGLAILVLSPMLMMGFAMPMMGGMYGYGASGNIGLVGFLVPLAVLLVVLGAGYLLVRRVTGHTDSRDPALEELRSAYARGDLSDEEFETRRQTLERD
- a CDS encoding multicopper oxidase family protein → MIPTLSRRQLLAATTASFGMLAGCSSSLPSTGDSSTTMAASGSAPTTEPSNVTATAQSSAVPKDADQQRALTARTGPISPAGDGDSNPTWLYNGRTPGPELRVAESDVLRVDLTNRLPDPTTIHWHGVPLANPMDGVPNVTQAPVEPDGSFTYTFEAAPAGTYFYHSHVGLQLDRHLIGPLIVEEESPHVAFDRDIVVLFNDHLTSAPRPESKWSTGGGDGMGGGGMSGGGMSGDGMGRNQMGGGMSAASRPDYAGLLANGRLPSNPPEFTVEKGERLRVRFINASGATTFGVGVGGHPLNITHADGRPVEPVATDSFAFGPGERYDAVVEATNPGVWAIEAQSVDGDESPASVTLRYEGTTGDPRGPSFDGSQLEYGDLRAVESTEGLQGSPDRTFDVTLSAGRDPGTWLIDGQRFPDADPLQVSAGEHVRLRMRNRSPVVHPMHLHGHFFRVGDAFKDTVMVPGHIGRVTIDFLADNPGEWLFHCHNIYHLDGGMARIIEYAD